A stretch of Methanosphaerula palustris E1-9c DNA encodes these proteins:
- a CDS encoding DUF4013 domain-containing protein, which produces MISDAFEYTREALVGKWVRWVLLTIVSIIPIVNFIFFGYVMEIYRGTKPAPELENWGTLFVDGLKLFIVMLIYAIPVLVILAIFGGISFLSMIASGNANADPTLIAGAIASLMGGILLALIVGLIIAIIAVIGTIRFTRTGSFGEAFNFSAILETIGSIGWVDYIISLVILFVVLAVVQFVLGLLMVIPVLGWIISFFITAAMVIFEARYMTLLYDSA; this is translated from the coding sequence ATGATTTCAGATGCATTTGAGTATACGCGCGAGGCACTTGTTGGAAAATGGGTGCGATGGGTACTGCTGACGATCGTCTCGATCATTCCGATTGTGAATTTTATCTTCTTTGGATATGTAATGGAGATCTACCGGGGCACCAAGCCAGCACCTGAACTGGAGAACTGGGGCACGCTCTTTGTGGACGGCCTAAAACTCTTCATCGTCATGCTGATCTACGCCATTCCGGTGCTCGTGATCCTTGCGATCTTCGGTGGGATTAGTTTCCTCAGTATGATCGCATCAGGGAATGCGAATGCAGACCCGACCCTGATTGCAGGTGCGATCGCCTCTTTGATGGGCGGCATCCTCCTCGCCCTGATCGTCGGATTGATTATCGCGATCATCGCAGTCATCGGTACTATCAGGTTCACCAGGACAGGATCGTTCGGAGAGGCATTCAACTTCAGCGCCATCCTTGAGACGATCGGTTCGATCGGCTGGGTGGATTACATCATCTCCCTGGTCATCCTCTTCGTCGTCTTGGCGGTCGTGCAGTTTGTACTGGGGCTCCTCATGGTCATTCCGGTTCTCGGCTGGATCATCAGTTTCTTCATCACCGCAGCAATGGTGATCTTTGAGGCCCGGTACATGACGCTGCTCTACGACAGCGCCTAA
- a CDS encoding DUF4013 domain-containing protein, giving the protein MISDAFEYTREALVGRWMRWVLLTIVSIIPIVNFISFGYAMEIYRGTKPAPELENWGTLFVDGLKLFIVMLIYAIPVLVIIAIFGGIGILSLIASGNANADPTLIAGAIASLMGGLMLALIVALIISIFAAIGTIRFTRIGSIGEAFNFSAILETIRSIGWVDYIIALVILFIAIAVVQFVVGLLSIIPIIGWIISFFIASALVIFQARYMTLIYDSA; this is encoded by the coding sequence ATGATTTCAGATGCATTTGAGTATACGCGCGAGGCGCTCGTCGGACGATGGATGCGATGGGTACTGCTGACGATCGTCTCGATCATTCCGATTGTGAACTTTATCTCCTTTGGATACGCAATGGAGATCTATCGAGGCACCAAACCGGCACCTGAACTGGAGAACTGGGGCACACTCTTCGTGGACGGCCTGAAACTCTTCATCGTCATGCTGATCTACGCCATCCCGGTGCTTGTGATCATCGCCATCTTCGGCGGGATTGGTATCCTCAGTCTGATCGCTTCAGGGAATGCGAATGCAGACCCGACCCTGATCGCAGGGGCTATTGCCTCCCTGATGGGTGGTCTCATGCTCGCTCTGATCGTTGCCCTGATCATCAGTATTTTCGCGGCCATCGGTACAATCAGGTTCACCAGGATCGGATCGATCGGCGAGGCCTTTAACTTCAGTGCCATCCTCGAGACGATCAGATCGATCGGCTGGGTGGACTATATCATCGCCCTAGTCATCCTCTTTATCGCTATTGCGGTCGTGCAGTTTGTGGTGGGTCTCCTCAGTATCATCCCGATAATCGGCTGGATCATCAGTTTCTTCATTGCATCGGCTCTGGTCATCTTCCAAGCTCGATACATGACACTGATCTACGACAGCGCCTGA
- a CDS encoding flavodoxin family protein — MKVLIVYQSMHHGNTRVIAEALATELYAECREIGQVKPQDLEGSDLIGFGSGIYFGKHHQSLIKLAERMQLASGQRAFIFSTAGLPLLSKRWHRALKVALANHGVPVCGEFCSARYDTYAIFGVIGGIHRGRPDQRDVDRAVAFAKEFSCR; from the coding sequence ATGAAGGTGCTGATCGTCTATCAGTCCATGCACCATGGCAACACCAGGGTGATCGCAGAGGCGCTGGCCACGGAGTTGTACGCCGAGTGCAGAGAGATCGGGCAGGTGAAGCCGCAGGATCTGGAGGGATCTGATCTGATCGGATTTGGGTCGGGTATCTATTTCGGGAAACACCACCAGTCACTGATCAAACTCGCCGAGCGAATGCAGCTGGCATCTGGTCAGCGGGCATTTATCTTCTCGACCGCCGGCCTTCCGCTCCTATCGAAGCGGTGGCACAGGGCTCTGAAGGTGGCTCTGGCTAATCATGGAGTGCCGGTCTGTGGGGAGTTCTGTTCTGCTAGGTACGACACCTATGCGATCTTCGGAGTGATCGGTGGGATCCATCGCGGCCGACCCGACCAACGGGATGTGGACCGGGCCGTGGCATTTGCGAAGGAGTTTTCCTGCCGGTGA
- a CDS encoding glycosyltransferase family 2 protein produces MRDEPAVSIVLVNWNGWKDTVECLTSLSRLQYHRIQIVIVDNGSTDGSVEKIGDYCQGRLNVTSPFFPDQPAVVAVSFSLLTAEEARSTGAVNAETGTVTVITNQRNLGFAEANNQGTRFALRAFESDYVLFLNNDTIVDPGFLTAFIAVAKEDPSIGFLGPKTCYYDYQGRRDVINFAGGELSLLTGNTVHIGQNQPDQGQFDTQRTVDYVEGSCLLARSSMLRQIGLLDPGYFVYYEENDLVMRGREAGFSAVYVPTAVIWHKVSASSKKTPIKTYYMARNRFWFMKRHAGWHYPLFLIVFFLSSFWLSTGIHLLYYKSPDAFRAYARGIRDGLRGPAPLPETL; encoded by the coding sequence ATGCGAGATGAACCTGCAGTCTCGATCGTACTGGTAAACTGGAACGGCTGGAAGGACACCGTGGAGTGTCTGACCTCCCTCTCTCGCCTGCAGTACCACAGGATCCAGATCGTGATCGTAGACAATGGGTCGACCGATGGCTCAGTGGAGAAGATCGGTGATTACTGTCAGGGTCGTCTCAACGTCACCTCCCCGTTCTTCCCGGACCAGCCGGCAGTAGTAGCAGTCTCATTCTCTCTACTGACTGCAGAAGAGGCCAGGTCGACCGGAGCCGTAAACGCCGAAACGGGCACGGTCACCGTCATCACCAACCAGAGGAACCTCGGATTCGCCGAGGCGAACAATCAGGGGACCCGGTTCGCTCTTCGGGCGTTCGAGTCCGATTATGTCCTCTTTCTGAACAACGACACCATTGTGGACCCCGGATTCCTCACCGCATTCATTGCGGTCGCCAAAGAGGATCCGTCGATCGGGTTCCTCGGCCCCAAGACCTGCTACTATGACTACCAGGGGCGACGGGATGTGATCAACTTCGCTGGTGGGGAACTGAGTCTCCTCACCGGGAACACCGTGCACATCGGCCAGAACCAGCCGGACCAGGGGCAGTTCGACACCCAGAGGACCGTCGACTATGTCGAGGGGTCCTGCCTTCTGGCCCGTTCCTCGATGCTCCGGCAGATCGGTCTCCTCGACCCCGGCTACTTCGTCTACTATGAGGAGAACGACCTTGTTATGCGGGGGAGAGAAGCAGGATTCTCGGCCGTCTATGTCCCGACAGCGGTGATCTGGCACAAGGTCTCGGCCTCCTCCAAGAAGACCCCTATCAAGACCTACTACATGGCCAGGAATCGATTTTGGTTCATGAAGCGGCATGCCGGGTGGCATTATCCGCTCTTTCTGATCGTCTTCTTCCTCAGTTCATTCTGGCTCTCGACCGGGATCCATCTCCTCTACTACAAGAGCCCAGACGCTTTTCGGGCTTACGCACGAGGAATCAGGGACGGCCTCAGAGGACCGGCCCCTCTCCCGGAGACCCTCTAA
- a CDS encoding class I SAM-dependent methyltransferase, which yields MGRGTDRKAQALRGVLVLDIGCGDGKVTAAIAASVPKGLVTGIDSSPDMIRFATDNFLPGIHQNLTFSQMDARSLEFCEEFDLVFSNAALHRIPDHCSVLAGIARSLRPGGRLIAQMGGKGNAAQVFEVLAILVKNPLWCGYYDGFSFSYGFFDPEEYRQWLTEAGLEPVRVELIPKDMGYPDRVAFAGWIRTTWLP from the coding sequence ATGGGCAGAGGAACTGATCGGAAAGCTCAGGCTCTCCGAGGAGTTCTGGTGCTCGATATCGGGTGTGGGGACGGGAAGGTGACGGCAGCGATTGCAGCGAGCGTGCCGAAGGGTTTGGTCACCGGGATCGACAGTTCTCCTGATATGATCCGGTTTGCAACGGATAATTTCCTCCCCGGTATCCATCAAAACCTCACCTTTTCTCAGATGGATGCCAGGTCTCTTGAATTCTGTGAGGAGTTCGACCTGGTCTTCTCGAACGCCGCCCTCCACAGGATCCCGGATCACTGTTCTGTGCTGGCGGGGATTGCCCGCAGCCTTCGTCCGGGCGGCAGGCTGATCGCCCAGATGGGCGGCAAGGGAAATGCAGCCCAGGTCTTTGAGGTCCTGGCGATCTTGGTGAAGAACCCTCTTTGGTGTGGATATTATGATGGGTTCTCCTTCTCCTACGGTTTTTTTGATCCAGAAGAGTACCGTCAATGGCTGACAGAAGCCGGACTTGAGCCGGTTCGGGTGGAACTGATCCCGAAGGACATGGGCTATCCCGACCGGGTGGCGTTCGCCGGCTGGATCCGCACCACCTGGCTTCCGTAG
- the argF gene encoding ornithine carbamoyltransferase → MKRDLISILDLKAEDLEQIMQDAATLKTLRKEGKEHPVLAGKNLAMIFEKPSTRTRISFEVGMNDLGGHALHLNHKDMQLGRGEEVRDTARVISRYASGVMIRAFLHSTITEFAAHSTIPVINGLSDKEHPCQLLADIFTIREYFGSTEDIRVAWVGDGNNVCNSLILASGLTGMDLRVATPDGYRPDPAVVERGRTVGGKVTVFNSPEEAVKDAEVIFTDTWISMGDETQQAQRVKAFAGYTVDEALLKKADPDAIVMHCLPAHRGQEITDEVLDGPHSAVWDEAENRLHVQKAVLVNLLRT, encoded by the coding sequence ATGAAGAGAGACCTTATCTCAATCCTTGATCTCAAGGCAGAGGACCTTGAGCAGATAATGCAGGATGCAGCGACACTGAAGACGTTGCGGAAGGAAGGGAAGGAACACCCGGTGTTGGCCGGGAAGAATCTGGCGATGATCTTTGAGAAGCCATCGACCAGGACCAGGATCTCGTTCGAGGTCGGTATGAACGATCTCGGCGGCCACGCCCTGCACCTGAATCACAAGGATATGCAGCTCGGCCGCGGTGAGGAGGTCCGGGACACGGCTCGTGTGATATCGCGGTATGCCTCAGGCGTGATGATCCGGGCGTTCCTGCACAGCACGATCACGGAATTCGCCGCCCACTCGACGATCCCGGTGATCAACGGACTCTCGGATAAAGAGCACCCCTGTCAGCTGCTGGCCGACATCTTCACGATTCGGGAGTACTTCGGTTCGACCGAGGATATCCGGGTGGCCTGGGTCGGGGATGGAAACAATGTCTGCAATTCGCTGATCCTGGCATCCGGACTGACCGGGATGGACCTCCGGGTCGCCACCCCTGACGGCTATCGCCCTGATCCTGCGGTTGTGGAGCGGGGGAGAACCGTCGGCGGTAAAGTGACGGTCTTCAACTCGCCCGAGGAGGCGGTGAAGGACGCCGAGGTGATCTTCACCGACACCTGGATCTCTATGGGTGATGAGACCCAACAGGCCCAGCGGGTGAAGGCCTTCGCTGGCTACACGGTCGACGAGGCACTGCTGAAGAAGGCGGACCCTGACGCGATCGTGATGCACTGCCTGCCTGCGCACCGCGGTCAGGAGATCACCGATGAGGTGCTGGACGGGCCGCATTCCGCCGTCTGGGACGAGGCCGAGAACCGGCTACATGTCCAGAAGGCAGTGCTGGTCAACCTCCTCCGGACCTGA
- the purD gene encoding phosphoribosylamine--glycine ligase — protein sequence MVMKILVVGGGGREHAITRALARNSQVAVHAVMGRLNPGIVDLAAAVKQIRETDVEAVVRYAREQGIDGAVIGPEAPLEAGIVDQLNEAGIPAVGPTRTAARIETDKAFCRDLMEEHRIPGRPGYRVFHNTAEACRFVRDYPGDLVVKPIGLTGGKGVRVMGEQVDQEGALAYVRELAGEVVIEERLLGEEFTLMAFVDGTHLVPMPLVQDHKRALEGDLGLNTGGMGSYSMPNHRLPFVTEQDFATALSIMEQVVGAMAGEGIPYKGILYGQFMATATGPMVVEFNARFGDPEAMNVLSLLESDLSEVVFAIADGTLNRMQVSFQEKATVCKYLVPEGYPAAPKAGAPLTIGAYGDARLFYANVDQQDGHLCTASSRTLAFVGVGETLTEAEGIAEQAASAVKGPVYHRRDIGTDGLLARRCAHMRDIR from the coding sequence ATGGTCATGAAGATACTGGTTGTGGGTGGTGGCGGCAGGGAGCATGCAATCACCAGGGCACTCGCCCGCAACAGTCAGGTGGCCGTCCATGCAGTGATGGGGCGGCTGAATCCAGGGATTGTTGATCTCGCAGCAGCGGTGAAGCAGATCCGCGAAACTGATGTTGAGGCTGTTGTCAGGTATGCCCGCGAGCAGGGGATCGATGGGGCTGTGATTGGCCCGGAGGCCCCGCTCGAGGCCGGTATCGTGGATCAACTGAACGAGGCCGGCATCCCTGCGGTCGGACCGACCCGGACGGCTGCCCGGATTGAGACTGACAAGGCCTTCTGTCGGGATTTGATGGAAGAACATCGGATCCCTGGCCGTCCCGGGTACCGGGTCTTTCACAACACCGCAGAGGCTTGCCGGTTCGTCAGGGACTATCCCGGCGATCTTGTCGTGAAGCCGATCGGGTTGACTGGCGGCAAGGGGGTCCGGGTGATGGGAGAGCAGGTCGACCAGGAGGGTGCGCTCGCCTATGTCCGGGAGTTGGCTGGCGAGGTCGTCATCGAGGAGCGGCTGCTCGGCGAAGAGTTCACGCTGATGGCGTTTGTGGATGGGACCCACCTGGTCCCGATGCCGCTGGTCCAGGACCACAAACGGGCTCTTGAAGGGGACCTGGGGCTCAACACCGGGGGGATGGGTTCATACTCGATGCCCAATCACCGACTCCCATTCGTCACCGAACAGGACTTTGCCACGGCCCTTTCAATCATGGAACAGGTGGTCGGGGCGATGGCTGGAGAGGGGATTCCGTACAAAGGGATCCTGTACGGGCAGTTCATGGCTACGGCCACCGGGCCGATGGTTGTGGAGTTCAATGCCCGATTCGGTGATCCTGAGGCGATGAACGTCCTCTCGCTGCTTGAATCAGACCTGTCGGAGGTCGTCTTTGCGATCGCCGACGGTACACTGAACCGGATGCAGGTTTCATTCCAGGAGAAGGCGACGGTATGCAAGTACCTGGTGCCCGAGGGCTATCCGGCCGCTCCGAAGGCTGGCGCCCCGTTAACGATCGGAGCGTATGGAGATGCCCGGCTCTTCTACGCGAATGTTGATCAGCAGGACGGGCACCTCTGCACAGCCTCCTCGAGGACGCTGGCGTTCGTCGGGGTCGGAGAAACCCTGACCGAGGCCGAAGGGATCGCAGAGCAGGCTGCTTCTGCAGTAAAGGGTCCAGTCTATCACAGAAGAGATATCGGCACTGACGGGCTGCTGGCCCGGCGATGCGCCCATATGAGGGATATTCGATGA
- the pyrE gene encoding orotate phosphoribosyltransferase: protein MVNEKTITELLIDYKAIEFGDFILASGAISRYYIDIKTAMTHPALLNRVGTEFSERGSFDVVAGVAVGGVPLAVATGLAAGKEYAIVRSAARDHGKAGVVIGDVKGRKVLLVEDVTTSGGSALYGVEQLRAAGATVTTVMTVVDREQGAVEALAAVGVRLVPLVRVSELLHL, encoded by the coding sequence ATGGTGAATGAAAAGACAATCACAGAACTGCTGATCGATTACAAGGCCATTGAGTTTGGAGATTTCATCCTCGCGTCCGGTGCCATCAGCAGATATTACATCGATATCAAAACGGCAATGACACATCCTGCACTGCTGAACCGCGTTGGAACAGAGTTCTCAGAGCGGGGATCCTTTGATGTCGTCGCCGGGGTCGCCGTCGGCGGGGTTCCACTGGCCGTAGCCACCGGGTTGGCTGCCGGCAAGGAGTATGCGATCGTTCGATCGGCCGCCCGGGATCATGGTAAGGCGGGGGTGGTCATCGGGGATGTCAAGGGTAGAAAGGTGCTGCTGGTCGAGGATGTGACCACCTCCGGAGGATCGGCCCTGTACGGTGTCGAGCAGCTCCGGGCAGCTGGTGCCACTGTGACGACGGTGATGACTGTGGTGGATCGTGAGCAGGGGGCAGTCGAAGCCCTGGCTGCTGTTGGGGTACGGCTGGTTCCGCTGGTTAGAGTCAGCGAGCTCCTCCACCTGTAA
- a CDS encoding CDP-2,3-bis-(O-geranylgeranyl)-sn-glycerol synthase — translation MLPAYLPNPAAALFGGGTPIDGGRRWSDGRRLLGDGKTWRGLVLGILSGVLLGLIQVSVQDACVFVWLPRHTVLSVLLLAVGALAGDMVKSFVKRRIGKERGAAWPLADQYDLVAGSLLLLLIGDYGFAAVNLTIPVIFWILVLTPLLHRAVNLIGYAIGVKDVPW, via the coding sequence ATGCTCCCTGCCTATCTTCCGAATCCTGCAGCGGCCCTCTTTGGGGGCGGAACTCCGATCGATGGCGGACGACGATGGTCTGACGGCCGGCGGCTGCTCGGCGACGGCAAGACCTGGCGTGGCTTGGTCCTCGGTATTCTTTCTGGGGTCCTCCTCGGGCTGATCCAGGTCTCTGTGCAGGACGCATGCGTGTTCGTCTGGCTTCCCCGGCATACTGTGCTATCGGTGCTGTTGCTGGCTGTCGGAGCCCTGGCAGGGGACATGGTCAAGAGTTTTGTGAAGCGCCGGATCGGTAAGGAACGAGGTGCCGCGTGGCCGCTGGCAGATCAGTACGACCTTGTCGCAGGGTCGTTGCTTTTGCTGCTGATTGGAGATTATGGGTTCGCAGCGGTCAATCTGACCATTCCGGTGATCTTCTGGATTCTGGTCCTGACCCCACTCCTTCACCGGGCTGTGAATCTGATTGGATATGCAATAGGAGTCAAGGATGTACCATGGTGA
- the tes gene encoding tetraether lipid synthase Tes: MLVKKTKSLCPACKRVLDATIVEEDNKIWLERTCPNHGFIKSLYWSDSRMYHRFQEYEAVGTGIEEPVLQGEPDTCPQNCGLCSGHHSATLLANIDVTNRCNLNCDFCFANARACGFIYEPDFDEIVGMMKNLRNERPVPPPAVQFSGGEPTMRDDLPDLIREAKALGFSQVQIASNGIRLAQDLSQVQQLKDAGLSTIYLHFDGISKETNPFLATSKKAISNCAQVGMGVVLVPTVIHGRNDQEVGAIIRFAAENIGVIRGVNFQPVAFTGAASADDVAKERVTIPDLTANIETQTGGALRQDDFYPIPCVAPFTHLVEEYTGKPQVAFTAHQHCGAATYIFVNGNEIVPVNRMIDVEKFLQSVDHMAMTLARGGSVSKYRALLEGVKDIHTSLKRGESGKAGEIWRLIATTLIKQNYDALREFHWNALFIGTMHFMDDYNYDLDRVQRCCIHYATPDGRMIPFCTYNSGPVYREKIWKQYAKPLPQKSGETPGIESSTIETAVLSDVPPS; encoded by the coding sequence ATGTTGGTTAAGAAGACAAAGAGCCTCTGTCCGGCATGCAAACGCGTGCTTGATGCCACCATTGTGGAAGAGGACAATAAGATCTGGCTGGAGAGGACCTGTCCGAACCACGGTTTCATCAAGAGCCTATACTGGTCGGACAGCAGAATGTACCACCGCTTCCAGGAGTATGAAGCAGTGGGAACCGGGATAGAGGAACCCGTTCTCCAGGGAGAACCCGACACATGTCCCCAGAACTGCGGGCTCTGCTCAGGCCATCACTCGGCCACCCTGCTCGCGAATATCGACGTGACCAATCGCTGCAACCTGAACTGCGACTTTTGCTTTGCCAATGCACGGGCCTGCGGGTTCATCTACGAGCCGGACTTTGACGAGATCGTTGGAATGATGAAGAACCTCCGGAACGAACGGCCGGTTCCGCCGCCGGCTGTACAGTTCTCTGGTGGGGAACCGACGATGCGGGACGACCTTCCGGACCTGATCCGCGAGGCGAAAGCCCTTGGATTCTCGCAGGTGCAGATCGCATCAAATGGGATCAGACTCGCACAGGATCTGTCCCAGGTGCAGCAGTTGAAGGACGCCGGTCTTTCGACGATATACCTGCACTTCGACGGTATATCAAAGGAGACAAACCCGTTCCTTGCCACCAGCAAAAAAGCGATCAGCAACTGTGCTCAGGTCGGGATGGGCGTGGTGTTGGTGCCGACGGTGATCCACGGTAGAAACGATCAGGAGGTCGGTGCGATCATCAGGTTCGCCGCAGAGAACATCGGGGTGATCAGGGGTGTGAACTTTCAGCCCGTCGCCTTCACCGGAGCTGCCAGCGCAGACGATGTAGCCAAGGAACGGGTCACGATCCCTGACCTGACCGCCAACATCGAAACCCAGACCGGCGGTGCACTCAGGCAGGATGACTTCTATCCGATCCCCTGCGTGGCCCCGTTCACCCACCTAGTCGAGGAGTACACCGGCAAACCGCAGGTCGCTTTCACCGCCCACCAGCACTGCGGGGCGGCGACCTACATCTTCGTCAACGGCAACGAGATCGTGCCAGTGAATCGGATGATCGATGTCGAGAAGTTCCTTCAGTCTGTGGACCACATGGCCATGACCCTGGCACGGGGCGGTTCGGTCAGCAAGTACAGAGCCCTCCTCGAAGGGGTCAAGGACATTCATACCTCGCTCAAGAGGGGGGAATCCGGGAAGGCCGGCGAGATCTGGCGACTGATCGCGACCACGCTGATCAAGCAAAACTATGATGCACTCCGCGAGTTCCACTGGAACGCCCTCTTCATCGGGACCATGCACTTCATGGACGACTACAACTATGACCTGGACCGAGTGCAGCGATGTTGCATCCATTATGCAACCCCAGACGGCAGGATGATCCCATTCTGTACTTACAACTCGGGTCCGGTCTATCGCGAGAAGATCTGGAAGCAGTATGCAAAGCCACTCCCCCAAAAAAGTGGAGAAACACCGGGCATTGAGAGCTCCACCATAGAAACGGCGGTTCTGTCCGATGTTCCCCCGTCCTGA
- a CDS encoding ATP-grasp domain-containing protein: MRPPTLKEVHMRADIYIVHKPTDTEGDNSTAMVTRELDMKGECWHPLSLAEIDLFRNRIEQAVIWVCGMEQENHQFEVLQTLAARNRVVNTPEAIATCASKALTTALLVRENIRTPETFFSASRRDAAVFIRLQGKVVYKPVYGFDGNGVRLITSEDQLEDGPYYLQEYVPNDRDFRVFVIGDEAVGAIERRSDHLTHNIHQGGTAKAVPVDPEMASIAIAATEAVNADYAGVDLLLDQDGYTVLEVNGTPNWHGMTAPIPVLIADHLVSAARLTRR, translated from the coding sequence ATGAGACCACCCACGCTGAAAGAGGTGCATATGAGAGCGGATATCTATATCGTCCATAAACCGACCGACACTGAGGGGGACAACTCCACGGCGATGGTCACCCGAGAACTCGATATGAAGGGGGAATGCTGGCACCCCCTCTCCCTCGCAGAGATCGATCTGTTCCGGAACAGGATAGAGCAGGCGGTGATCTGGGTCTGTGGGATGGAACAGGAGAACCACCAGTTCGAGGTGCTGCAGACGTTGGCCGCCAGAAATCGTGTCGTCAACACCCCTGAAGCGATCGCAACCTGTGCAAGCAAAGCCCTGACCACCGCGCTATTGGTCAGAGAGAATATACGAACACCAGAGACCTTCTTCTCGGCCAGCAGAAGAGACGCTGCGGTGTTCATCAGGTTACAGGGAAAAGTGGTCTATAAACCAGTGTACGGGTTCGACGGCAACGGCGTCAGGTTGATCACCAGCGAGGACCAGCTCGAAGACGGGCCGTACTATCTGCAGGAGTATGTCCCCAACGACCGCGATTTCCGGGTCTTCGTCATCGGAGACGAGGCTGTCGGTGCCATCGAACGGCGGTCAGATCACCTGACCCACAACATCCACCAGGGCGGAACAGCCAAGGCTGTGCCAGTGGATCCGGAGATGGCATCGATCGCCATCGCTGCGACAGAGGCAGTCAATGCTGACTACGCCGGCGTCGACCTGTTGCTGGACCAGGACGGGTATACTGTCCTCGAGGTGAACGGCACCCCGAACTGGCATGGCATGACAGCCCCGATCCCGGTTCTGATCGCCGATCACCTAGTTTCAGCGGCCCGGCTCACTCGCCGATGA
- a CDS encoding methanogenesis marker 14 protein — protein sequence MCARFMERFFGPVPHIVESPPPPSISHGAGSVMPEYKVKPYFIVASVEMGNTTTKCILTGTNLETGRSYVINKTVKMSRDVRPPRPGEVIFGATLDGTELTRESVTELVKQTLIECHKEANLSIEDDLDFVVRSTGVVAAMDSPDQVGDFVIALANGCLEAGVPPRKMTPPMGKGNLPRRLQPFSYADKVVFVGAVAGVLPPVGATGVEMVANEMEGELAMAGIKEGAKWTTVDFRNPCVSVDFGTTLDGRITSDVDADTENPFAKTVGNFCGLAGAIPDALVRGTGLVEEKRGTALDLFSDRSTLGSLSLRLKRGKVDEYVKQIHEHIDIRIVPPERTRFGRVPVRADVASASGIAMIGCDLGENGSDTGVLKEIGGEIYREHGLPMLTDVVDRVCAEMALRLVDVAVQKDLVPPNTSIGFTGRAAISGQKPAYILQGLTDRHLFVDDPNDHLVFVDDGLARGAALMGRCMNSLGHPKCPVGGVRGGPCILPRRIKIGK from the coding sequence ATGTGCGCCCGGTTTATGGAACGCTTTTTCGGGCCTGTACCTCATATCGTTGAGAGCCCCCCGCCCCCTTCGATCTCGCATGGTGCAGGTAGCGTGATGCCCGAATACAAGGTGAAGCCGTACTTTATTGTGGCTTCGGTTGAGATGGGGAACACCACCACCAAGTGCATCCTGACCGGGACGAACCTCGAGACCGGCCGCAGTTATGTGATCAATAAGACGGTCAAGATGAGTCGGGATGTCCGTCCCCCGAGGCCGGGTGAGGTAATCTTCGGAGCGACCCTGGATGGGACTGAACTGACCCGAGAGTCGGTGACTGAACTGGTTAAACAGACCCTGATCGAGTGCCACAAAGAGGCAAACCTCTCGATTGAGGACGACCTCGATTTTGTGGTCAGGTCGACCGGAGTAGTTGCCGCGATGGATTCGCCCGACCAGGTCGGGGACTTCGTCATCGCGCTGGCCAATGGCTGCCTGGAGGCCGGTGTCCCACCGAGGAAGATGACCCCGCCGATGGGCAAGGGCAACCTTCCCCGGCGGTTGCAGCCGTTCTCCTATGCAGACAAGGTTGTCTTTGTCGGTGCTGTGGCCGGTGTACTTCCACCGGTCGGGGCCACAGGAGTGGAGATGGTCGCCAACGAGATGGAAGGGGAGCTCGCGATGGCTGGAATCAAGGAGGGAGCAAAGTGGACCACGGTGGACTTCCGGAACCCCTGTGTCTCGGTGGACTTCGGGACCACCCTTGACGGCCGGATCACCAGTGATGTCGATGCGGATACCGAGAATCCGTTTGCAAAGACGGTGGGTAACTTCTGCGGCCTTGCCGGCGCGATCCCGGACGCGCTCGTCCGGGGGACCGGCCTGGTAGAGGAGAAACGGGGGACAGCCCTCGATCTCTTCAGTGACCGGTCGACCCTCGGCAGCCTATCGCTCCGACTAAAGCGGGGAAAGGTCGACGAGTACGTGAAACAGATCCATGAACATATTGATATCAGGATCGTTCCCCCAGAGAGAACACGGTTCGGCCGTGTCCCAGTCAGGGCAGATGTGGCCTCGGCTTCGGGTATCGCGATGATTGGGTGCGACCTGGGCGAGAACGGGTCTGATACCGGGGTCCTTAAAGAGATTGGCGGCGAGATATACAGAGAGCACGGCCTCCCGATGCTGACTGATGTCGTGGACCGGGTCTGTGCCGAGATGGCCCTCCGGCTGGTCGATGTGGCGGTGCAGAAGGATCTGGTTCCCCCAAATACTTCGATCGGGTTTACGGGCAGGGCAGCGATCTCAGGGCAGAAGCCGGCCTATATCCTGCAGGGTTTGACCGATCGGCATCTCTTTGTGGATGATCCGAACGATCATCTGGTCTTCGTCGATGACGGGCTGGCCCGCGGGGCCGCCCTGATGGGTCGGTGTATGAACTCCCTCGGCCATCCGAAGTGTCCGGTCGGCGGGGTCCGTGGAGGGCCCTGTATCCTCCCCCGGAGAATAAAAATTGGAAAGTAG